Proteins encoded in a region of the Ketobacter sp. MCCC 1A13808 genome:
- a CDS encoding ATP-binding protein, giving the protein MRSNSKTASIGRQLSFGLAASLVLGAVLLGVVATVLFERAVRNYALENLEYESRTVLTAIANGTQGVYLDDARLSPAYLTPFSGRYYVVEIEGERWRSRSLWDAELPVLTEPGPAPGLIDGPEHQRLLYLRSDFRRYGKSFSILVATDMAPLLAEFNEIGLLLLALGLAVVVVLIYMQYRVMRRVALRPLQQAQLQLQQLQRGERELLDSEAPLELQPLIDEINRLLDYMRVSLLRSRNALGNLGHALKTPLAVLISVAERADPQLRETLQHQLAQMQRRITRELGRARTAGEVRGGEHFNPREVVPLLLDSLERAHRRELTYDWQVPAGTLPLEHDDMLELLGNLLDNSCKWAQTQVRLRIECPHSQILIRIEDDGPGIAETQYDEALARGGRLDEQMEGHGLGLGIAQDIIAAYHGELELARSSLGGLSVSVCLPLIGGRGAA; this is encoded by the coding sequence ATGCGTAGCAACTCGAAAACTGCCTCGATAGGGCGTCAACTGAGTTTCGGGTTGGCAGCAAGTTTGGTGCTGGGGGCGGTTTTGTTGGGGGTAGTGGCCACCGTGTTGTTTGAACGGGCTGTACGCAATTACGCCCTGGAAAATCTCGAATACGAATCCCGCACGGTGCTGACGGCAATCGCAAATGGCACGCAAGGGGTGTACCTGGATGACGCTAGACTTTCTCCGGCTTACCTGACTCCGTTTTCCGGCCGCTATTATGTGGTTGAGATCGAGGGGGAGCGGTGGCGATCGCGCTCACTTTGGGACGCTGAGTTACCCGTGCTTACAGAACCGGGTCCGGCGCCCGGCTTGATCGACGGTCCGGAGCACCAACGCTTGTTGTATCTGCGATCGGATTTTCGGCGTTACGGTAAATCGTTTTCCATTCTGGTGGCCACGGATATGGCTCCGTTACTCGCGGAGTTTAATGAAATCGGGCTGTTGTTGCTGGCTCTGGGTTTGGCTGTGGTAGTGGTGCTGATTTATATGCAGTATCGGGTCATGCGCCGGGTAGCACTCCGTCCGCTGCAGCAGGCACAGTTACAGCTCCAGCAGTTGCAGCGCGGTGAGCGGGAATTGCTGGATTCCGAGGCGCCGCTTGAGCTGCAGCCTTTGATTGATGAAATCAACCGTTTACTGGATTACATGCGTGTGTCACTGCTCCGGTCACGTAACGCTTTGGGTAACCTCGGGCACGCCCTCAAAACGCCACTGGCGGTATTGATTAGCGTCGCCGAGCGTGCTGATCCGCAACTACGCGAAACCCTGCAACACCAACTTGCTCAGATGCAACGCCGCATCACTCGTGAACTGGGGCGTGCCCGAACCGCAGGCGAAGTCAGGGGAGGAGAGCATTTTAATCCCCGTGAGGTCGTTCCGTTACTGCTAGACAGTCTGGAGCGTGCACATAGGCGTGAGCTGACTTATGACTGGCAGGTGCCTGCGGGCACGTTGCCTTTGGAGCATGATGATATGCTCGAATTGTTGGGCAATTTGCTCGACAATTCCTGTAAGTGGGCACAAACACAGGTCCGGCTGAGGATTGAATGCCCGCATTCGCAGATCCTGATCAGAATTGAAGATGACGGGCCGGGTATCGCAGAGACCCAGTACGACGAAGCTCTTGCACGGGGCGGTCGCCTGGACGAACAGATGGAGGGTCACGGTCTGGGGCTCGGCATTGCTCAGGATATTATCGCAGCGTATCACGGTGAGTTAGA
- a CDS encoding PepSY domain-containing protein, with amino-acid sequence MNTRNAILVSCLLLGAVNVVHADDDIGPGETEELLKAGTIKPIEQLNTAALSNHPDAMIGDTELENEYGKYVYKVELRDSAGQEWEVDIDASSGAVLADKQDD; translated from the coding sequence ATGAACACGCGCAATGCGATATTGGTCTCATGCTTGCTCCTGGGTGCTGTAAATGTTGTCCATGCAGACGACGACATTGGTCCTGGAGAGACAGAGGAATTACTGAAAGCCGGAACCATCAAACCCATTGAGCAGTTGAATACGGCGGCTCTTTCCAACCATCCTGATGCGATGATCGGGGATACTGAACTTGAAAACGAGTATGGTAAATATGTATATAAAGTGGAGTTACGTGATTCTGCAGGCCAGGAATGGGAGGTGGACATCGATGCCAGTAGTGGCGCAGTGCTTGCCGACAAACAGGACGATTGA
- a CDS encoding response regulator transcription factor codes for MRLLLVEDNVVLAEELLSRLQQAGYAVDWLADGRDASIRAHDENYDIAVLDLGLPGRSGLDVLKDWRAAGLPLCVLILTARDSFADRITGLRAGADDYLTKPFHPDELLLRVQSLLRRYHGQNNAPKLVVGAIALDEDRQVVECNGSIEALSGAEFRLLRYFMLNSGRILTRSQLEDHLYDGERERDSNVLEVLVNRLRRKLGREHIQTHRGQGYCFVGTATQRGL; via the coding sequence ATGCGTTTGCTACTGGTTGAGGATAATGTGGTTTTGGCCGAGGAGTTGCTGTCGCGGCTGCAGCAGGCAGGTTATGCCGTGGACTGGTTGGCGGACGGGCGGGATGCCAGCATTCGTGCCCATGATGAAAACTACGATATTGCCGTGCTGGACTTGGGTTTGCCGGGACGCTCCGGGCTTGATGTGCTCAAGGACTGGCGTGCAGCAGGGCTGCCGCTTTGTGTTTTGATTTTAACGGCCCGTGACAGTTTTGCTGACCGCATTACAGGGTTGCGAGCGGGAGCTGATGACTACCTTACCAAACCGTTTCACCCTGACGAACTTTTGTTGCGGGTGCAGTCATTGCTGCGTCGTTACCACGGGCAGAATAACGCGCCGAAGCTGGTGGTCGGTGCAATTGCACTCGATGAAGACCGGCAGGTGGTGGAATGTAACGGTTCGATAGAAGCGCTGAGTGGTGCAGAGTTTCGTTTGCTTCGTTATTTTATGCTGAACTCCGGACGGATACTCACGCGTAGCCAGCTTGAAGATCATCTTTACGATGGCGAACGCGAGCGCGACAGTAACGTGCTCGAGGTACTGGTGAATCGCCTGCGACGTAAGTTAGGACGTGAACACATCCAGACTCACCGGGGGCAGGGCTATTGTTTTGTGGGCACCGCCACGCAGCGTGGTTTATGA
- a CDS encoding PepSY domain-containing protein gives MTFLRLALPVVLACAMSAAGAEDIDHDDALSLRRSGALLPLQTLLLKVREHYPGATLLEAELERDDGLYIYELEVLTASGQVRELEFNAGNGDLLEDEVDD, from the coding sequence ATGACGTTCCTGCGGTTAGCCTTGCCGGTCGTGCTCGCCTGTGCGATGAGTGCGGCCGGAGCAGAGGATATTGATCATGATGATGCGTTGAGTTTGCGTCGCAGCGGCGCTTTGTTGCCGTTGCAAACCTTGTTGTTGAAAGTGCGCGAGCATTATCCCGGTGCTACCTTGCTGGAGGCCGAGCTTGAGCGGGACGACGGACTGTATATTTATGAGTTGGAAGTGCTTACGGCATCTGGTCAGGTTCGTGAGCTGGAATTCAATGCAGGCAATGGCGATTTGCTGGAGGACGAGGTTGACGATTGA